Within the Trichoderma breve strain T069 chromosome 3, whole genome shotgun sequence genome, the region TGGTGCTGCCGCCACTTCCGCCGCGCCAGCATTTTCCAGAGCCGTcgacttcttctttgccatgAACTCgccaatcttggccagcagctcctccgaGAGCTCTGGCTCTCCAGCCTCTGCGCGGGCTTCCCGGTTCTTCTCGTGGAACTCATCCAATGGCGTCTGCATAGCCTTGATAGCCTCTCGTCGTCCCTTCTTCAAAGCCTCCTCCGTTTCCTTCTTTTCGATATACCATGCCTCGTGTCGTGTTCTGAATTTAGAGAATTTGTTTCTCAGCTCGTCCACAACCTGCTCTGGCATCGGTGGTGACAATAGGCCGTAGTAAAATGATCTGTCCTCAACTTGCTCTCGAACAGTGTCTGCGGCCATGGTTTCGAACTCGGGTACTTCAACTTGAGGCCAGGGGATGACAACATTGAGTCCGGGGACCACGCGATCCCACTTCTTTCCGTACTGCCATCGGTCGAGAGACATGTTACGGGACTGCATGTTCGGGGGCACAGCCttgagctggttgatgaCGACGTCTCGGGTGACTCCTGTCTCGGGGTTCGTAATGGGATAGACCAGGCGGACGGATCCGATGGATATCGGCATTGGCTGCGGTCGACTGGGGTTGCCAAACATGCCTTGGACAACAGCCTGTGCACAAGTCCATGATTAGTACGAATATTGCGTGAAATGCTGTAAAGAATCTCCAAGCACAACATACCTGATGACGGTGCTCCAGGGTCACAGTTCCAACCTGGGGCTGAACCGATCTGATGCGATCAATCTTCCCCTTGTCCGGACCATCCTGAATCACCACTCGATCTCCAGGCGCAAGGTTCAGCTGCTTGACACCTCCAGCCCAAGCGCAACGCTGCTCAACAACCTTTGGGTTTGGCTGGTGCAGGCCATAGTTTGACCAGTCCTGTCGCACGTTCTCCTTGAAGGCGCCGTAGTCATTGAAGCCCAGATCTCGCTTAGGGGCCAGGGGTCCCAGCTCCCAATCCTCTTTCCGGGCCTGTCTCGCGTCCTTGAGATTCTGTCGGACTTCCTCCACGGCTGATCGCAGCGCCAGTCGACTTCGAAGCTTGCCGTCGATATTTTCTTGCTCCATCTGTAGTCTCGTGCGGCGGGATGCCTGGCGCTGGGCCTGTGCCGCTCGCTTCGCCAGCTTCTGCATGGTgggtgaagaggaagagattcaGAGGGATGTCCAAGATTCCAAACCGCAGCCCATTGACCGCAAATGGACGCTGCCCGCACCGCTTGCAATTGATGGTGATATCGACTGATGACCAGATGGCTCGGAAAATCTTCGACCCAGCAATTGGCCTAGCGCGGGACACACCGGTGCGGCACTGATAAGCTGATAGGGTCCAGCGCTCTGTGGGTGCGAGATATGTGTTTTCACACTGTACGGTTCACCCGCAAATCTGTGCTCATCATACTGAGCTTTAAGCATGCACGACACAGTGTGGGCTGCAATAGGCTTAGGTCGAGTGCTGGCCTAAACGCTTTAGTACGGGGTACTTCGCTTGGCAGCACGCTAACAATGGGTAAACAACATTGTGATGCTACAAGCGGCGCCACGGAGTTATGGAGCGACGAGAGTCGTGAAATAAAGGAGAGCCGGaatgaacaagaaaaaagcaaaaataaagataaaaaatGAAATAGAAAATAGGAGAGGCTACTAGTATCCCAGGGTAAGGAGCCGGAACTGGTGGTGACACGACGCTGTGACGGAACACGGAGTGTACGAATGCTCCGTGCAATGAGGTCTCACATCACAGAACTGCCTACCGGACCTCTTAGCTCACGCAGCTTGTTGCTGCAGAGGCGGCAATGCCCCAGCGCTTGCACCGTCACAGAGACTGATACGAGTTCTTGACAAAGATGTATACAGCCCACGAATGACATGTAAACACAGGGGACTGCATGCACTGCTGGCGGCATCCACGCATGCTGGTCAATGAGCgtgtgaatgaatgaatgtactcgtacatgtctAGGAGTCGATTCCGTGGAAGCCTCGGAACCGTCAGTCATCCTCGGGAGCAATGGCGAGAGCGCTGTGCAGTCAACAGTATtacagtactccgtagagcAGCCGCCAAACAAGGAAATGCGTCGTCTGGTGAGCACGTCGATCATGTGATTGCTTAATTTGAGGTGCATCAGCTTGGTTCACTAATGCAGCAGCTCCCACAGCTGCGTGAATGTGCATTTGCTGCTAAATTATGACAGCTTCCGGCGTGCAAGTCCTAGATGCGTAGGACTTTGCCACCAGGATTCACCGTGTCAGGAGGCACACAAGCCGTGTCACCCTGCCTAGGCTTCGGGAAGCGGTCTGACCTGGGGGAAAACAAGACACtggaccagaccagaccagacaagCACCGCGGTGAGATTTTGTTGGCAGAGACAAAGAGCGCGCATCTGGTTGGTGGCACCAAATACGAAGTACCGGTACTGGACTGGCGCCCATTCTGATACATCATCCAGAGCACCAGAGCACCAGACTTGATATTAAGGTCTAAGGTCGGGACTCCAGACGCCATGCATCGTCATCCCAATCAAGAGTAAATTGGACGGGTGGATACGAATTGGAGGTTAGCACTTGGTGCTACCGCTAGGTACTGAGCTCCGTTCAGACAGGCCCTACCTACTTAATGAGATAAGGTCATGTCGTGAAATTTGCACGCTGCTGCGGCTTGTGGACAGCCTCGTGGCGCTGAGGCAGAGCTGATGAGTGAGGTCTGGACCTTGGTGGATGAGGTCCTGGATGAGGTACTTGGGGGAATGAATCTATCCCTACTCCCTAGGCCTAGCAAATGAATTGAACGGCAAACAGCCTCAATGCACGCATatcatgtacatgtaccttggcCCTTTGCAGACTCGAAACAGACCGCCAGATGATTCACAAGCCGAGCATCATCTGGGGATCAAATTAAAAGTGGTCGtcatctcagcctcttccatcatcaaccgCGCTGCAGTACGTACCGTGGTTCTCGGCGCTCGTACTCTGCACAGGCGGCAGTGCAGGCAGCGCTACCTGGTTTCGTAACGCGCTGCTATTAATGTTGCTGAGGTGcctcgtacttgtacttgtctTACATACACTGGTAGCGCCTTTTGCCTCACATTTGACTTGTAGAGGTACGCAGGTTGACTCAGCGGTGGAGTTTCGTAATATAAAGGATCACGTACTTCCAGACTCTGCGCAGTACGGAGCGCCGAGTAGCGTGTACCTGGCTCTAGCGCTGCGGTTGTACTTGGCCGCATGTATCTGGCCTTATCTCCCAGCGTCTCAGCCACCTCCCGCTGCCGCTTCCAGGCAACGCAACGCGTCCAGCCCCGGGATATTCTGTTTGCTACCTATGGATGTTCAGCTTTTTCTTgctggtactcgtactgcaTGTAGTAGCGGTCAGGTACGAACTGCACTCGTAGCTTTTGAACACGCATCAGCGGCTAATACCGATGATTCAAGCTGGACCgccaaggcaaaaagaaggaaaaaaagaggctgaaCAAATCCGTACCGAGTATCGAGTACGCGCACACCCGTGCTcgtgcatgtacatgtacctgccTGACCTGCGCCTACATGTGAGAGTGCCTGGTACGGTAGGCCACTAAACCGCAGCTGGGGGATGCCTGGAACTCGGGCTggctcaatctcaatctcccTCTGAAAGCTCGGTGGCTGGAGGGCTCACAGCACCCAGAGCTGCTCCCCGGGCTCAAGCCGCCCCTCCTTTCTGCCCTGGAACATGGAACAGAGCAATCAAGCCATTGGCGAGTCCCCAGAAATTGTTGGCTGCCTCAGGACACGCTAGCCAAGGTACGGAGGACAACGCAGCTCAAGAAAAGGCCATTGACTGACTGATCGTCGCCATGTTCTCCTTCACCTAAACTGCACCGGTGGGTACATGGCCGCTACCTGACAGTCCTAATCTTTTTGCTGCTCCCCTTCAGCTTGGACCCCCCAAAGTCCCAAAGTCCTCGTAGTCACTCGCCCCGAAACAAAAAGCCAGGCTGCTCTCACTGCTCTCTGAttcttccccctctccccACCCAGTCACCTGTACTAAGCACTGCTAGCACCAAGTACCCAGTACTTTGCGTCTGCAAAAGCCAAAAGCCCCAGCAGGCCAAACCCAGACAGACCCAGACCAGCTCTCTTCCGTCACAATCCCCCTTCTGACGTCcgtctttcttcctttcatTCCATCCCAACCGCCATCGCCAAAACCGCCTGAGACGCTCTGCCTTCATCCTTTCCAGCCGacttctcatcttccactCCGCAACACTACACAGACACCATGGCTGAGATCCGCCGAaagctcgtcatcgtcggcgaCGGTGCCTGCGGTAAAACCTGTTTGTTGATGTGAGTTGCTCCAACGCCCATTTTCATTTTCGGCGGCACGCTCCAAGGCAGCCGTGGCCTCAACACCGAAGCAACGCATCGCCGTCTGGAGCCCGCCAGAGCAACGAGTCGAGCTAACCGCGCCGTTCTGCAGTGTCTTCTCCAAGGGCGCTTTCCCTGAGGTACGCATTGAGCGCAGCATCTGCCATCCCCTATTTTGCCCTATGCCGCGTTTTCATTAGCCGCCGCCGTTTTATTTTCCCGCCCAAGAGACcacaacaacaccaccattGAGGGTTTGATGGCGGGCTCGATGCCTTGCGGGCGCCGTCATTCGTTTTTCTCTTGACGGTGATGCACTGCAGAACAGAGATTGGGTGCTGCGTGACGTTGGCATCGGCCCCAGAGCGCGGCGAGAAATCCCTGACGTGTCAAATCTGGGCCGGGGGGCTATGGCTTCATTTCAGCCTATAGCCcatcagcatctccatcaaactgctcctcatcatctaACCCACCATCATAATCGATCCATCTCGCACAGAAAAATGGCAAAACGCCGTCGGCACCTTTTACGTGCTGCTTAATAAACAACACTGTGCTGACATGTTATATCATTTCTAGGTCTACGTCCCCACCGTTTTCGAGAACTACGTCGCCGACGTCCAGGTTGACAACAAGCACGTCGAGCTGGCCCTCTGGGATACGGCTGGCCAGGAAGATTATGACCGTCTCCGACCTCTCTCCTACCCCGACTCTCACGTCATCCTGATCTGCTTCGCCATTGATTCTCCTGACTCTCTGGACAACGTTCTTGAGAAGGTATGTCACCCTTGCATTTGCACCCCCCTGCATGTGCCCATCTAGAtaaggaaacaaaaacatcTAACGCGTATCACTCTTGATAGTGGATCTCTGAGGTCGTGCACTTCTGCTCAGGCCTTCCCATCATCTTGGTCGGCTGCAAGGCCGATCTGCGAGACGACCCCAACACCATCGAGGCCTTGAGGGCAACCAACCAGAAGCCGGTTTCCTCTTCGGACGTGAGTGCACTCTGCCTGGACGCTTGATTTACTCTGACGAAACTGACATTCCTATCCATACAGGCTGAGGCTGTTGCCAAGAAGATCGGTGCGTACAAGTACTTGGAGTGCTCTGCTCGAACTGGCAGCGGTGTTCGCGAGGTCTTTGAGCACGCCACTCGCGCTGCTCTCATGTCTCGCTCCACCCGCAAGAGCAGCCACAAGAAGTGCCTTGTTCTGTAAACGTGTTTTATCCTTATACCCGTCTATCCCGAGTACACCCGTTTCCATTCGCGGCTCGATTCCCCCCTTTTGTAATCCGATGCGTTTCTTCCGTACTTCACAAGCCAACTCATACAAACAATACGCGGCTGGTTGTGTGAGGAAGGATGGGTGTCGGCCACCATGGTTTGCCGGTCGTCTGCGGGCATagtttttcttctcgggGATTTGGAATTTGATTGTCTCGTTTTGCGTGTCTTGCGTCTTCACTTTGCGGACACGGCGAGAAAGGGTTACTTGGTTGCGTGCATGGTTCTACAGTCCCATCACCGTCATGGAGTAAGGATTCTCTAGGGAAAGAGAGATGATTGCGAAAGAAGGTAAACCAGATGTTTTCCCCCATATGCCTCTGTCATAATGCCGGCGGGCAAGCCGGTCTTGCTTTACTGTATCTTCCCAGTGGTGCGAAACGGGGTCGACGGGCCTAATGTTGGAGctggctttctttttttctgagCTACGAGCGGTCGATGGTTGATTCGGGAGCGTACAGATGGAATAGAGGGCTTGCAGTTTGTCTAGCtatgaggagagagatgggtGTGTAAGTAGGTAGCTGTGGATTTGTCGCACTTTGGAAGTTGGCGGGACTCTCGCGAGCGGTCTCTACAACAGGTTATCATACATTTGTttcggttttttttttctttttcaacttGTTTCAGTCCAATGGTTCGAGGATCTGTGCAGtgtgtgtttttttgtcttgtatTATcctggcttttttttttttttaacttgGCTTTGGTTGTAATATCGCTTTTGTCTTTACACACTCAACATGTTAGATTGCGGGTAAACTCTATCGTGAATCTCGAGGCAGTGAACCCCCTTGAAACATGTCGTGCTGTGGGGATTGTAGGCCTGTTACTGCATGGATATCAAATGGATCCGTGTAGTTGCAGTACACGTCATGTcatgccattgccattgccattctAGATTCCTTCCATTATGAGGAACTATCCTAGCCGCCCGTACTGAGCCTGACTTATAACTTAGAATGTTAAAGACATACATaattgcttctcttcttcatcaacgcCTTGTCTCAGTGTCCCATGCCCTACTGAGGTATATCATTCCTTCATCTATTCATTCACTCATCCGTGTGTCCACCCAATCCCCCGCACCTCAGTATATTCTCGTCATGTTGTTGCGATGATTGAGGTTGATGGCGGGTGGAGCTGAGGCAGCTTAGACGGGGCAAGTCTATCATTCAAGGTAGTTAGATGAATATCCCAAGGAGTATTTAGGTTACAATAAGaacaagggaaagggaagaagaaaacgtACAGCGCCGCAGCTCGAGCAAGTCTTGGACTCGGAGGTGAGAGTGGCAGAGCACTTGGGGCAGGTCTTGTGGTTGTAGTTGACGAGttccatgatgatgtttttTGTAGCTTGATAGCTCAGAGAGAGTGATGTAAGTTGagataaataaaaaaaaagctgtGTCTTaatattgttgttgttttgaggaagaagagattcAGGGACTTCAAAAGCTGGGGCGGGGTCAGTCCAGTCTGGACccttttatatttttactaCTCGTCAGAGAGGCATGACATGGGACGACGCGCCGGGCATGTGTCGGTTCCTTAGGCCAAGGGGTAGCAGCTGTCGTTTTTTTGCCCGGCTTGGGTTTTGCTGCTAAGCTTTTTGGCAGGCTGAGTGGACAAGTTTCTTATTGGTTTTGGGGGTTCTGGGATGGGGGATGGAGGTTGACACCATTAGTTTTGGGTGCGTTAGCACTATTGGGGGAGGTTGTCTAGTTTGAGGGAAACTACAACTACCGATATCTCTACAATGTATAAACCAGCTTTATTTTTTAGTAAGACAGTCTTCTATCTTTGCTCTCTTGCTTTATCAAAGACAGGTATTAGTGAATTCCTCGGGATTTCTAACGATgcgagaaggaggaaaacGGGAGGGGTGGGAAGCTTTTGCTATCGTGGGAGAATGGCTGTCAGTGGATTGGCGGCCGGTTTGCGGTTTTAGTGCAGCGGGGAATTTCTGCAGGAAGAGGGTGGGCGGCTAATCTAGATGGATTTATCGGGGACTGTTGGTTTCTTGAGTAATGAGCGAGAGGCTATTGGCTGTTGGAGATTATTGGGGGTTTTGATGGTTGCTGTGTTGTGACCTATTGAGCGCCTTGGGGAAATAGGCAGACATCTGGTATCTACAGCAGTGAGAACGCTTGGATTGCTCTTGTCGTTATCACTGTTATGAACTGCCGTGTATCGTACCTCTCTTACTGGCAAAACTGTCGGTCAGATTTCAGTGGCTGAAAGGATCCTTGTTTGAAATGATGATCATGTGTCCTTGGGGACTCGTGACGAGCTGTTTTGGGGAAAGGAGAGACCACGCGGGATGGTGCACAGGGAGGGGGGCAAAGGGTCATGAAGTGAGGCGAAATGAGGCTGTTGTGTGTTTTGAGTAGAGTGAGGCTGGTATGAAGAACCTTGAACAGAGATAGCGAGTGACAGCTTTAAGTCAGTTGATACATGGGGTTTGGCTACCCGGGAGAGATGAGGTTTGTCGCGAAACTGCGTATTGCTGACAGCATCATGTAAGTACATGACATTTATGATGATACATTCGTGCTACAGTTGTGAAAGTATGAAGTTGTTTTGACATGTATTGTATTCTTCTGACAATATACTCTGTATATCTGCCTCTGTATGGTGGACAACGCTCCTGTATAGTCCAAAAAAGCATAACCGCATAAACGCAGCATCCCATATTCATAGCTCCCCTTATCGTACAGTCCCATCCAGagcccttctctctccatcaaaggGCAGTATGCTTATCCGTTCCATGCTCTCTATATATAGTCATACAATTAAATTTTCTAAAATCGATTCGTCGGCGTCAGCCTTGTTCTACGTGCATTTCGCTGCGGCATCTGAACCTGTTGACACATCACCGTGTTAGCCAAAGGAATGCGCTCCTcgagagaggaagagataACAACAGACTTACCATGTATCAATTTATCTATCGCTTGAATCACACTAATGATCATGACGACAACTCCaaacaccaccaccgccgcggCCACGTATGTGCGCCAGCTTCGCGTCGTCAGCTTGATGTAGCACATGGGCGGCAGGATGTACGCCATGGCCACGGCGCTGGTTGCGCCCACGAGCTCAAAGACGATGCCCAGGTCGCACGTCAACATGCTCAAAGTCGTAGCACCTGCGACCAGTGCCgtgctgatgatgagatgccGCCGGATATCAAACGGCTCGTCGGGGTAAAAGTAGGTAATCATGACCTCGCGGCAGACAAACGCCTCCAGAGGCAGAGTCGTCAGCATGTTGAGGCCAAAGCACAGCCGCGCAACATTGACCATGGAGTTGTCTGACGAAAAGTTGTTGAGCACGTTGCCCAGCGTCTTGTCGCCAAAGGTGAGAAAGCCGCCGAGGGCCATGATCAGGCAGGCGAACATGGAAACGCCGGTGGAATAGTGTGTGACGCGGGAGAAGTTGTCGATCGTGGGGGTCTTGAGCGAGCCGTAGATGAGGAGGGAGTTGTGGTGACAGACGAATGCTGCATAGATATACGTTAGCCATGAACCAGATATTATGTATAATTGGCTATTGGAATCGAGGTGTCCATACCAAATGATATAACGCCAATGGCTTGGAATATACCGCTGTTGACGGTCAACAGCGGCA harbors:
- a CDS encoding ras family domain-containing protein, translating into MAEIRRKLVIVGDGACGKTCLLIVFSKGAFPEVYVPTVFENYVADVQVDNKHVELALWDTAGQEDYDRLRPLSYPDSHVILICFAIDSPDSLDNVLEKWISEVVHFCSGLPIILVGCKADLRDDPNTIEALRATNQKPVSSSDAEAVAKKIGAYKYLECSARTGSGVREVFEHATRAALMSRSTRKSSHKKCLVL